The Chlamydiota bacterium sequence GTTAAAAGCACCACAAAATCCACATCAACTTCTTTTAAAAATTGTAGGTTTTGTTCTAGAGAATAGAGGGGTGTGTGATCAGCTTTTGGAGTTAAAATATGCATAGGATGGTTAGAAAAGGTCACAACACCTGTTGTTTTGCCTGTGCGTTTTAGAGCATCGATAAGTTGTATGTGGCCGAGGTGCACACCGTCGAAATTACCAATGGTGATGGCGGTATCTTTTAGAAATACGGTATCTAACGATTTAAAAATCTTCATTTGCGCATATACTGAAAAACATTTTGTTTTATGTCTTCAAAAGAATCGCAGTCTTTGAGCGTGAAGGGTCCGCATTGTGTGCGTGTTAGTTCAAAAAGATGGGCTCCACAGGTTAAATCTTGCCCAATTTCATCTGCAATAGTACGCACATAGGTGCCTTTCGAGCATTCGATATAGAGCTTAATATAAGGATAGTTATACGAAATAAGCGTTGTTTTGAGTTTGACTATTTGAGGTTTTCTCTCAACTGTGATCCCTTTTCTTGCTAGATGGTAAAGAGGTCTTCCTTGATATTTTTTTGCAGAAAACATAGGAGGGATTTGCTCTTTGATTCCTTGTTGTTTTGCTATCATCTTTAATACATCGTCATAAGTGGGCTGCATAGCGTTTTCTGAAATGACTTGGCCATCGATATCAAATGTGTCTGTTTGGATACCAAGATAAATGACTGCCATATAGTGTTTTTCTGCATTCAAATAGATGTTGGATGTTTTTGTGTACTCTTTACCCACTAGATAAACCATGACACCCGTTGCAAAAGGATCCAAGGTTCCTGCATGACCAATGGTTTGAACATTTGTGAGTTTTCTTAAAATAGGGATGAGCGAAAAAGAGGTTACGCTCTTAGGTTTGTTGATTAAAAGAATGCCATGTTTTTTTGTTTCAGTTGTCATTACGGGCTTTTTTTTCTTTTTCTATTTTTTGTAACAATTCATCGATATGCAACTGTTTTTCAACAGATTCATCAAGCTCAAATGTCAATTCTGGAAAATAGCGCATGACCACTTGTTTTGAAGCATGGAAGGAAATAAATCCTTTTGCTTCATTTAACGCATTGAGTGTTTGATGTTTTGCTAGATCGGTTCCAATGACGCTGACTTTGATTTTGGCGTAGCGCAAATCACTTGTAATGCTGACATCGGTCACAGTGAATAATTCAGATAAATCGGGATGTTTGACTTCTTTTCGAATGGTATCAGAAATGACTTCACGAAGAAGGGAGTTGAGTCGTTTTTGCCTATGTGTCATTTAGAGCTCTTGTTCACGATAATGGATTTCATAGCTTTCAATGGTGTCACCTTCCAGGTACAGCTTGAAGTTTTTCAACAAAATACCACATTCTTGTCCTTTGGAAACTTGCTTGACGTCTTCTTTTATTTTGCGAAGGGAATCAAAAGCACCTTCCCAAATCACCTCGCCTTCACGTTTAAGCTTAGCTAAGTGATTTTTGTTGATAGTCCCTTGAGTCACCAAACATCCTGCAATTAAGCCGAGCTGTGAGCTTTTGAAAATTTGTTGGACTTTTGCCTCACCGGCAAAAACTTCTTCTTTCAATTTATCTAAAGTTTGACGCATGAATTCTTTGACAGCATCGACAATATGGTAAATCACATCACTTAAGTAAATTTTAATTTTCTTCTCTTTTACTATGGGATCTGCATGAGCTTCAACGCGGGTATGGAAACCGATGATGGTTGCACCTGAGATGGCCGCACGATCCACATCGGATTCTGAAATTTCACCAATACCTGAAAAAATGATGTTGAGGGTGGCTTTTTCTGATTTAATTTTTTTCAAAGCACTACTTAGGGCTTCTAGAGATCCTTGTACGTCTGTTCTTAAAATGACATTGAGTATTTTGACTTGCTTTTCTTCCAAAAGTTGTTCTTGTGTTTTGAACTGACGTGGGACTTTGATTTGCATTTCTTTGCGTTTTTGGGCAATTTGTTTGGCTTCTTTTTCACTATTCACGACAATAAATTCAGACCCTGCAGTAGGGACAGCAGAAAGGCCAGTAATTTTCACAGGAATGGAAGGGGAAGCTTCTTTCACAAGTTTTCCTTGTTCGTCATGCATCGTTTTGATTTTTGCCCAATCAGTATCGAGCACAACAGCATTTTTGAGTTTTAAAGTTCCGTTTTGAACAAGAAGCGTGGCGACAGATCCAAGCCCTTTATGACGTTGTGATTCTAGCACAATACCACGTGCTCTTGTGTTGGGATTGGCTTTTAATTCTAATACTTCAGATTGCAAGCCTAAAGCTTCAACGAGATCTTCGATCCCTTCTTTTGTCACAGCAGAACAATTGATGGTCAGCACTTGTCCACCCCAAGCTTCTGGATTGAGGTCGTTTTCCATCAATTGACGATAGACATTTTCTGCATTAAAATCGGCTTTATCACACTTGTTGATTGCTACAACAATCGTTGCGTTCGATTTTTTTGCATGATTGATCGCCTCGATAGTTTGGTCTTTGATTCCCTCGTCCCCAGCAATAACTAAGACAGCAATATCTGTCACATGGGCGCCCCTTTCGCGCATTGCAGAAAACGCTTCGTGACCAGGGGTATCTAAAATCGTAATGTTTCCATGCGAAGTGTCGCACAAAAACGCTCCAATGTGTTGTGTAATGGCGCCGGCTTCTAAAGAAGCGAGATTGGATTTACGAATAGCATCAATAAGGCTTGTTTTTCCATGATCGACATGACCCATAAACGTGACCACAGGAGGGCGAGGTTTTAAATCTTTTTCGTCAGTAGAAGCAATTTCTTCTTCAACGGTTTTGTCTGTGATTCTTAAACGCTCTTCTTCGGATGTGTCAATGGTGATATCCACATCAAAATCGGTCCCGATCAATTGAATAGTTGTTTCATCATCGAGATAATCATTAATCGTTTTGGTCTCGCCATGCATCATCAGTTTCCCAATCACTTCCGATGCTTTTACTTTCATCTCACTTGCAAGATCTTTGACAGCAATGGGAAGGCGCAATGTTAAGGATTTAGGACGTATGGTAACATATTCTGTGACTTGAGTTTTTCTTTTAAATGACCGTCTTTTTCTCCATCCTTCTTCTTCTCCAACAAGAAGACCTTGGCGTGCTCTTGAATCAAAACCACCACGTCTTTGGATGGGTTTAAGCTCGCGAAATTTTTGCTTTTCTCCACCTGCAGGTTTTTTCTTGGGTTTCAGTTCTTTTTGTACTTCCGATGCCTTCTTTACAATGATAGATGGTTTTGCGGGAGAGGGTGCAATCTCTTTTTCTTCTGTTTTGGGGATTTCTTTTTCAACTTCAACTGTTTCTTTAATGGGCTCTTCTGGAATTTCTTTTGTTTTTCCAATGATTTCTAGTTCGTGCTCTTCTTTTTTTTGAATCCCACCAGATTTAGGTTTTTGTTCCTTGGTTTTTAGTTTTGGGATTTTTTCTTTTGTCGCGCGTGTTGGGCGTTTTGATGCTGCAGGCTTTTTTTTCAGTTTCGTTTTATCTAACTGAAGAGCTTCTTTAAGTTGTGTGTTTTTGATATTGAGTTTTAAATTTTTTGCCAATTTATGCCCTTGTTTTTTTGAGATCTTGAATGAGTTTTTCGTACGCTTCTGAAGAAAGGCCTGCTGTTTCGCAAAGTTCTTCTTTTGGCGTCGTTAAAATTTTTCGCATTGTTGTATATCCACTAGAAACTAGACTATCTCGAATGAGCGGATTCAAATCTTTGAAATCCAACTCTTCATCAAGAGTAGGATCTTCCATTGTTCCAAATGTTTCGATATCTTCTTTTTCTTGGATATGCATTTCCTGATTGTATTCATTGAGTTTTTTCACATGAAGATCATAGCCCAAAAGAGCTTCATTTAATCGAAGATTGGCGCCACGTTTTCCAATAACCTTAGAGTAATCATCATCATTGACGACAAAAAAGATGCTGCTTTCCTCTTCGTCAATGCCGAGTTTTTTGATTTCGATAGGATCCAATGAGTTTTGTAAAAGTTCCACAGAATCATTGGAGTTTGGGAAAAGGTCAATTTTTTCATTGTTCAATTCATGGATAATGTTTTTTACACGTGTTCCACGCACACCGACACAACTGCCTACAGGATCTACCCTGGGATCATTTGAAGAAACGGCAATCTTTGTGCGATAACCCGCATCTCTGACGATTTTTTCTATCACAATGGTTCCATCATTGAGTTCAGGAACCTCTTGTTTGAAAAGTTCTTGGACAAATTCTGGGTGAGAGCGTGTTAAAATGACCTCAGCACCCCCATTCTCAGTATCACGGACTTCTAAAAGTAGAGCTGTGACACGATCTCCGATGTTGTAATGTTCTGTTTTGGGATAATTTTCTAAAGGAAGTAGAGCTTCGACTTTTCCAAGATCTACAAGTAAGCCCTTTGCGCGCACAAAACGTTTGACGGTTCCAGAGACAATATCATGAATTCTGTGTCGAAATTCTTGCATAATGACATCTCTTTCTGCCACGCGCAATTTTTGTGTCATCAGCTGGCGTGCTGCTTGAGCGGCAATGCGCCCAAATCTTTCTGGAGCAATAGAAATATCAACAAAATCCCCAATTTCAGATTCTGGATAAAGTTCTTTGGCAATATCTAGAGTAATCTCTTCTCCTGGAAAAGAGATCTTTTCTACAACTTCTTTTTTGCATACAATTTCAATCTCTCCAGTTTTTGCATCAATAGAGACATGGATGTCTGGAGAACCTTCCACGCTTTTTCTTGCAGCCGTATAAAGGGCCTCTTCAATGGCATGGATGACCACATCGCGTTTGATTCCTTTTTCACGCTCCAGGTATTCAAAAATTGCAACCAGTTCTTTATTCATGCTTTTATCCTTGTATTTAAACAAAAACCGAAGGTCGTGTTTCCTTCGGTTTTAACATTTAAAATGTTATTTTTCTTCTTCTTCTTCTTCTTTTTCACCCAAAACGATTTCATCACGGTTCACATTGGTTTGATCAATGGAATGTTCTTTCATAGAAAGAGCAATTTTTTTGTGCTCTGGATCCACTTTTAATACTTTGGCTTCAATGGTGGATCCTATAGAAACCACATCTTCTACCTTTGCAAAAGGCTTATCAGAAAGTTCTGTGACGTGTACAAGGGCTTCTAAGCCACTATTTTCGAGTTCGATAAACGCTCCAAAAGCCGTTACTTTTGTCACAACACCTTTTACAACCGTGTCTTTTGGCATTTCTTTTTCAATGGTTTCCCAAGGGTTTTCACTCAATTGTTTGATACCAAGTGTAATTTTTTTACTCTCTTTATCCACCGATAATACAACGGCTTTGATTTGATCTCCCACATTGAAGACCTCTGATGGATGTGAGACTTTTTTGGTCCAACTCAAGTCTGAAATATGGATCAGGCCATCGATGCCAGGTTCAAGAGCCACAAAAGCTCCATAATTTGTCAAAGAGCGAATTTCCACTTCGACGACTTTGTCCACGGGATAGTTTTCTTCCACGTTTTCCCATGGATTTTTTCCTGTTTGTTTGATCCCTAAAGAGACTTTACCTTCATTTTTTTGAATGGAAAGCACAATAGCTTCCACTTCATCGCCTTTTCTGACCACTTCAGTCGGATCGGTAATATTTTTTGTCCAAGACATTTCACTCACATGAATGAGCCCTTCAATGCCAGGTTCAATTTCAATAAACGCGCCATAAGGAAGCATGTTGACAATTTTGCCCTTCACAAGAGTTCCTGGAGGATACTTTTCTTCAATAAGTTCCCAAGGATTTTGTTCTTTTTGCTTCAAACCAAGAGCAAGTCGTCCTTTTTCATGGTCAATGCTTAGAACCATGACTTCCAACTCATCTCCAAGTTTGACTATTTCTGAAGGATGACGGATACGTTTCCATGTCATGTCGGTAATGTGAAGCAGGCCATCGATTCCATCAAGATCTAAAAAGACGCCGAAATCGGTGATGTTTTTGACAACACCTTTGACGATATCACCTTCTTGAATCTGGGCTAAGATTTCTTGCTTTTTGCTCAAACGCTCTTCTTCTAATATTTCGCGTCTTGATACCACAATATTTTTGCGTTCTAAATTAATTTTTAAGATTTTGAAGTCGTATTCTTTTCCAATGAAATCATCAAGATTGACAATGCGTTTATTGTCAACCTGAGATCCTGGTAAAAAAGCATCAATACCGATGTCGATAATCAACCCGCCTTTGACCTTGCGCACCACTGTTCCTCTAATGATGGAACCTTCTTTGAAGTTGTTGACAAGGTATTCCCACTGTCTTTGGTGGTAGGCTTTTTGACGAGAAAGTACAATTTGTCCTTCTCGGTCCTCTGAGTTTTCTAAAAGCACCTCAATTTCAGTTCCTAGCTCTAATTCACTTAAGTTCGTAAATTCAGAGGTAGGAATGAGGCCTTCTGATTTTAGCCCCACATCTACGACGACAAAATCTTTTGTGATCTCGACGATGGTTCCATGCAGAAGATTTCCTGGAGCAAATTCTGTTTGTTTTTTGGAAGCGCTTACACCTAATAATTCTTTGAATATTTGAAGGTCTTTTTTATCGAAGTCCTCATCATCTAAAATTTTACTGACTTCCCATGAAAATGTTTGTTGTTGGTTCATATTTCTCCTAGTAACTTTTACACAAAAGCATAGCAAAATCTTTTGTTAAAAGGCAAGCAATACCAATGTAAAAATTAAATTTATAAATTGGATTCAAGATTCTAGTTGAAAATACAATTTACCATCAGAAGAAATCTTGGTAAGAAAAGCCCCCTGTTGGACAAAATATGTGTGTATGAAATGAAACATGGGGAAAAAAGATAAAAGCACATTTTCATAAGAATCAAGATTTTCTGCTTTGAATAAAAATTTTTTTACTAAGGGAAGTTCGATACATAAATCTGAATGCTTAGCTTCTTTAGCATGATCAATTGCATTTTGTATGTGTTGAAGCAGAGGGTCTAATTTTTCAACCAAATGATCAAAATAGTGTTTAACCATCTTGTATCTATCTCGCTCAATCCAGATCTCTCGTAAACAAACAAATTGAAACAAGGAGCTTTGTCCTTGTGGAACGAAGTGACAAGTTGGGGGCGATAAAACCAGTATTGTGGAGGATAAAATGTCCTGCATGGGTAGTTTTTTATACAGCTGGCTAAGTAGTACGCGTTGACCCAAAAAAAAGATTTTAAAATTTATTCGACAGGGCTTGAATTGACAAGAATCTGATTTTGCGACTTCCAAAGTACCGTCATGATGAATAGCTAGTACACGGATGCCTAAATCTTCTAAATAGTAAAAGAGAGCGTGATGAATGGGGAGCATTGATAGCTCTTTAAGATAGGCACGGGGCATTTGGAGTTTAAATTGACCTAAAATGTTAGACGTTTTGTTTGCTAAAATGGCTTTTGCAATATTTTCTAAAAGAAATTGACAGATCTGTGCAATGGTTTCTAAACGAAAAATATCTCCACTTGAAGTAGGTAGAATAAAACAAGGATTGTGGAGGCATTGGATATGAATATTTTCTCTCAAATATGAAGTAAAACTTGCAGACATAAACGAAAAGTATAATGATTCTATAAAAAATGGCCAGAAAAAAAGCCGAATCAGCGTATAAAAAAATATGTGTATCGTTTTAAAATTTGGAGGAGCGTCATGCGCCACTCCAGAACACTTTTTAAACATTGCTCAAATCGTTTTAAAACATAAAAAAGAACACCCATATGTTGTTGTTGTCATTTCTGCCATGCAAGGCGTGACAGATGAATTGGAAGTTTTAGCAAAGCGTGTGGCAAAAAAGCCTAATAAAAGAGAGCTTGACATGTTGCTCTCGATTGGTGAGCGTGTCAGTATGTCTTTGCTTGCGATGTGTTTGCATGATTTGGGATTTGACGCGGTGTCTTTGACAGGTTCTCAGTGTGGAATCATCACAAGCGATGAACATAATGATGCAAAAATTATCGATGTGAAACCAGAGCGCATTGAAAATTACTTGCAGCAAGATCGCATTGTGATTGTGGCAGGATTTCAGGGTGTGTCTGAAAACAAAGAGATCACAACACTTGGGCGC is a genomic window containing:
- the rbfA gene encoding Ribosome-binding factor A, whose translation is MTHRQKRLNSLLREVISDTIRKEVKHPDLSELFTVTDVSITSDLRYAKIKVSVIGTDLAKHQTLNALNEAKGFISFHASKQVVMRYFPELTFELDESVEKQLHIDELLQKIEKEKKARNDN
- the infB gene encoding Translation initiation factor IF-2, which produces MAKNLKLNIKNTQLKEALQLDKTKLKKKPAASKRPTRATKEKIPKLKTKEQKPKSGGIQKKEEHELEIIGKTKEIPEEPIKETVEVEKEIPKTEEKEIAPSPAKPSIIVKKASEVQKELKPKKKPAGGEKQKFRELKPIQRRGGFDSRARQGLLVGEEEGWRKRRSFKRKTQVTEYVTIRPKSLTLRLPIAVKDLASEMKVKASEVIGKLMMHGETKTINDYLDDETTIQLIGTDFDVDITIDTSEEERLRITDKTVEEEIASTDEKDLKPRPPVVTFMGHVDHGKTSLIDAIRKSNLASLEAGAITQHIGAFLCDTSHGNITILDTPGHEAFSAMRERGAHVTDIAVLVIAGDEGIKDQTIEAINHAKKSNATIVVAINKCDKADFNAENVYRQLMENDLNPEAWGGQVLTINCSAVTKEGIEDLVEALGLQSEVLELKANPNTRARGIVLESQRHKGLGSVATLLVQNGTLKLKNAVVLDTDWAKIKTMHDEQGKLVKEASPSIPVKITGLSAVPTAGSEFIVVNSEKEAKQIAQKRKEMQIKVPRQFKTQEQLLEEKQVKILNVILRTDVQGSLEALSSALKKIKSEKATLNIIFSGIGEISESDVDRAAISGATIIGFHTRVEAHADPIVKEKKIKIYLSDVIYHIVDAVKEFMRQTLDKLKEEVFAGEAKVQQIFKSSQLGLIAGCLVTQGTINKNHLAKLKREGEVIWEGAFDSLRKIKEDVKQVSKGQECGILLKNFKLYLEGDTIESYEIHYREQEL
- the truB gene encoding tRNA pseudouridine synthase B — translated: MTTETKKHGILLINKPKSVTSFSLIPILRKLTNVQTIGHAGTLDPFATGVMVYLVGKEYTKTSNIYLNAEKHYMAVIYLGIQTDTFDIDGQVISENAMQPTYDDVLKMIAKQQGIKEQIPPMFSAKKYQGRPLYHLARKGITVERKPQIVKLKTTLISYNYPYIKLYIECSKGTYVRTIADEIGQDLTCGAHLFELTRTQCGPFTLKDCDSFEDIKQNVFQYMRK
- a CDS encoding Aspartate kinase is translated as MCIVLKFGGASCATPEHFLNIAQIVLKHKKEHPYVVVVISAMQGVTDELEVLAKRVAKKPNKRELDMLLSIGERVSMSLLAMCLHDLGFDAVSLTGSQCGIITSDEHNDAKIIDVKPERIENYLQQDRIVIVAGFQGVSENKEITTLGRGGSDTTAVALGAKLGAKEVIFYKDVPGVFDKDPKCFEDAKRFENMTFDEVLELTEKGAKILQNRCVVLAKKNRLLLKVISFKDHTGTTISSAGIKPKTPQFEELDFLFATHQTKKSDGY
- a CDS encoding hypothetical protein (Transcription termination/antitermination protein NusA) — translated: MNKELVAIFEYLEREKGIKRDVVIHAIEEALYTAARKSVEGSPDIHVSIDAKTGEIEIVCKKEVVEKISFPGEEITLDIAKELYPESEIGDFVDISIAPERFGRIAAQAARQLMTQKLRVAERDVIMQEFRHRIHDIVSGTVKRFVRAKGLLVDLGKVEALLPLENYPKTEHYNIGDRVTALLLEVRDTENGGAEVILTRSHPEFVQELFKQEVPELNDGTIVIEKIVRDAGYRTKIAVSSNDPRVDPVGSCVGVRGTRVKNIIHELNNEKIDLFPNSNDSVELLQNSLDPIEIKKLGIDEEESSIFFVVNDDDYSKVIGKRGANLRLNEALLGYDLHVKKLNEYNQEMHIQEKEDIETFGTMEDPTLDEELDFKDLNPLIRDSLVSSGYTTMRKILTTPKEELCETAGLSSEAYEKLIQDLKKTRA
- the rpsA gene encoding 30S ribosomal protein S1, producing the protein MNQQQTFSWEVSKILDDEDFDKKDLQIFKELLGVSASKKQTEFAPGNLLHGTIVEITKDFVVVDVGLKSEGLIPTSEFTNLSELELGTEIEVLLENSEDREGQIVLSRQKAYHQRQWEYLVNNFKEGSIIRGTVVRKVKGGLIIDIGIDAFLPGSQVDNKRIVNLDDFIGKEYDFKILKINLERKNIVVSRREILEEERLSKKQEILAQIQEGDIVKGVVKNITDFGVFLDLDGIDGLLHITDMTWKRIRHPSEIVKLGDELEVMVLSIDHEKGRLALGLKQKEQNPWELIEEKYPPGTLVKGKIVNMLPYGAFIEIEPGIEGLIHVSEMSWTKNITDPTEVVRKGDEVEAIVLSIQKNEGKVSLGIKQTGKNPWENVEENYPVDKVVEVEIRSLTNYGAFVALEPGIDGLIHISDLSWTKKVSHPSEVFNVGDQIKAVVLSVDKESKKITLGIKQLSENPWETIEKEMPKDTVVKGVVTKVTAFGAFIELENSGLEALVHVTELSDKPFAKVEDVVSIGSTIEAKVLKVDPEHKKIALSMKEHSIDQTNVNRDEIVLGEKEEEEEEK